In Candidatus Binataceae bacterium, the following proteins share a genomic window:
- the nrfD gene encoding NrfD/PsrC family molybdoenzyme membrane anchor subunit produces the protein MAAVPKQIAEPSFADVDRNVLKVMEPPGLLYWAWVGFCFTLVGIAAALWTRQIYNGLGVTGLRQPVMWAIYITNFVFWVGIAHSGTLISAILFLFRTRWRTAVYRAAETMTIFAVATAGLFPLIHLGRVWFAYWLLPYPNERYLQPDFRSPLVWDAFAVSTYLTISALFWTMGLIPDFASIRDKAVGIRKQIFTVLAMGWQGTDRQWRHYSMIYLLMAGLATPLVLSVHSVVSWDFAMAQLPGWHSTIFAPYFVAGAIFSGVAMVMTLLIPMRKMLGLEELLTPWHFDNLAKVVLLTSLIVSYSYLTETFMTWYSGDPIEQMTFHMRYFGPWGWMWWTMVACNCVIPLLLFSQKIRVNLTALWIITIFVNIGMWFERFVIIAGSLRVNFEPSQWGPYTPSITEIMITVGSFAWFLGLFSLFTRFAPIISMTEMKEGLSFLRRALKKDYSRAA, from the coding sequence GTGGCTGCCGTACCCAAGCAGATCGCCGAGCCGTCTTTTGCCGACGTCGATCGCAACGTGCTCAAGGTCATGGAGCCGCCCGGGCTCCTCTATTGGGCGTGGGTCGGCTTCTGCTTCACGCTCGTCGGTATCGCCGCCGCGCTGTGGACGCGCCAAATCTACAACGGCCTGGGAGTGACGGGACTGCGCCAGCCCGTCATGTGGGCGATATACATCACGAACTTCGTCTTCTGGGTCGGTATCGCGCACTCGGGCACGCTGATCTCGGCGATACTGTTCCTGTTCCGCACGCGCTGGCGCACGGCGGTGTATCGCGCCGCCGAGACGATGACGATCTTCGCCGTCGCGACCGCGGGCCTCTTCCCGCTGATCCACCTTGGCCGCGTATGGTTCGCGTACTGGCTGCTGCCCTATCCCAATGAGCGCTATCTGCAGCCGGACTTCCGCTCGCCGCTGGTATGGGACGCCTTCGCCGTCAGCACCTACCTGACAATCAGCGCGCTCTTCTGGACGATGGGTCTGATCCCCGACTTCGCGAGTATCCGCGACAAGGCGGTCGGTATCCGCAAGCAAATCTTCACCGTGCTCGCGATGGGCTGGCAGGGCACGGATCGCCAGTGGCGCCACTATTCGATGATCTACCTCTTGATGGCGGGGCTCGCGACGCCGCTCGTGCTGTCGGTTCACTCGGTCGTGTCATGGGACTTCGCGATGGCGCAGCTACCGGGCTGGCACAGCACGATCTTCGCGCCGTACTTCGTCGCGGGCGCGATTTTTTCCGGCGTTGCGATGGTCATGACGCTCCTCATCCCGATGCGCAAGATGCTGGGCCTCGAGGAGCTGCTGACGCCGTGGCATTTCGACAACCTCGCGAAAGTTGTTCTGCTCACTTCGCTTATCGTGTCGTACTCGTACCTCACTGAAACATTCATGACGTGGTACTCCGGCGATCCGATCGAGCAGATGACCTTTCATATGCGCTACTTTGGGCCGTGGGGCTGGATGTGGTGGACGATGGTGGCCTGCAACTGCGTCATCCCGCTGCTGCTCTTCTCGCAGAAGATCCGCGTCAACCTGACGGCGCTCTGGATCATCACGATTTTCGTGAACATCGGGATGTGGTTCGAGCGCTTCGTAATTATCGCGGGCTCGCTGCGCGTCAACTTCGAACCCTCGCAGTGGGGCCCTTACACGCCGTCGATCACGGAAATCATGATCACCGTCGGCAGCTTCGCGTGGTTCCTGGGCCTGTTCTCGCTGTTCACGAGATTCGCGCCGATCATTTCGATGACTGAGATGAAGGAAGGCCTGAGCTTCCTGCGCCGCGCGCTCAAAAAGGACTACTCGAGGGCGGCATGA
- a CDS encoding DUF3341 domain-containing protein gives MSNAVVIVGSFAEEEQCAHAIEELRAANISQFRTFSPFPSHIVAHAIGKPKSRARWVSLTGGISGVLTGLAITIGTSYEWHLNAGGKPLISWPPFIVICFELMILFGGIFGFLGFLGFSGVPALEPAEGFKDRFTGDAFGLAVHCDEENRSLIEGLMRTAGAEEVTSEAA, from the coding sequence ATGAGCAACGCCGTCGTCATCGTCGGAAGCTTCGCGGAAGAGGAGCAGTGCGCGCATGCGATCGAGGAACTGCGCGCCGCGAATATCTCGCAGTTCAGGACGTTCTCGCCCTTCCCGAGCCATATCGTGGCGCACGCAATCGGCAAGCCGAAAAGCCGGGCGCGCTGGGTCTCCCTGACGGGCGGAATCTCCGGCGTGCTCACCGGCCTCGCGATAACGATCGGCACGTCCTACGAATGGCATCTCAATGCCGGCGGCAAGCCGCTGATTTCGTGGCCGCCGTTCATCGTGATCTGCTTCGAGCTCATGATCCTGTTCGGCGGTATCTTCGGTTTTCTCGGCTTCCTGGGATTTTCAGGCGTGCCCGCGCTGGAGCCGGCCGAGGGTTTCAAGGATCGCTTCACCGGTGACGCTTTCGGTCTGGCGGTCCATTGCGATGAGGAGAATCGCTCGTTGATCGAAGGGTTGATGAGGACCGCGGGCGCAGAAGAGGTAACCAGTGAAGCCGCTTAG
- the coxB gene encoding cytochrome c oxidase subunit II has product MIRSKRAALAMLSAAVLALMGCEQSANLPMTTLAPKSDMAEWIHHLFIEVTLWDAIILAIVLVAFFLAVFVFSTRAGEAAPPSQASSDLKLEVAWTLGPALVLLMISIPTVRTIFRSQPAKAPEGSLEIKVVAHQWWWEFDYPDGVKTANELHIPTGQPIRLHLESADIIHSFWVPQLGGKRDVVPGQINELTFIATVPGMYPGQCAEFCGLSHANMRFRTFVETPTDFAMWEKAQLAGAVQPPDNDQLASDGAKIFATSPCTACHTVEGISKGYLGPNLTHIGSRTTIAAGVLKNDPDNLKKWITDPQEIKPGANMPGLLLPGQKLDALVAYLESLK; this is encoded by the coding sequence ATGATTCGGTCTAAACGAGCCGCGCTCGCGATGTTATCGGCGGCTGTGCTGGCGCTCATGGGATGCGAGCAATCGGCGAACCTGCCGATGACGACGCTCGCGCCCAAGAGCGACATGGCCGAGTGGATTCATCACCTCTTTATCGAGGTGACGTTGTGGGACGCGATCATCCTCGCGATCGTGCTGGTCGCGTTCTTCCTTGCCGTGTTCGTGTTCTCGACCCGCGCGGGAGAAGCCGCGCCGCCAAGCCAGGCCTCCTCTGACTTGAAACTGGAAGTCGCATGGACGCTCGGCCCGGCGCTTGTCCTTTTAATGATCTCGATCCCGACGGTGCGAACGATTTTCCGCTCGCAACCGGCAAAGGCGCCCGAAGGATCGCTCGAGATCAAGGTCGTTGCGCATCAATGGTGGTGGGAGTTCGACTATCCCGACGGCGTCAAGACCGCCAACGAACTGCATATCCCGACCGGACAGCCGATCCGACTGCATCTCGAGTCGGCCGATATCATTCACAGCTTCTGGGTGCCGCAGCTCGGCGGCAAACGCGACGTCGTGCCCGGCCAAATCAACGAGCTGACGTTTATCGCAACCGTGCCGGGCATGTATCCCGGCCAGTGCGCCGAGTTCTGCGGGCTCTCGCATGCGAACATGCGCTTCCGCACCTTTGTGGAGACGCCCACCGATTTCGCGATGTGGGAGAAGGCGCAGCTCGCCGGGGCAGTTCAGCCTCCTGACAACGATCAATTAGCGAGCGACGGCGCGAAGATTTTCGCGACGAGTCCGTGCACCGCCTGCCATACCGTCGAGGGCATCTCAAAGGGTTATCTCGGACCCAACCTGACGCACATCGGCAGCCGCACGACGATTGCCGCCGGAGTGCTCAAGAACGACCCCGACAATCTCAAGAAATGGATTACCGATCCTCAGGAAATCAAGCCCGGCGCGAATATGCCGGGTCTCCTGCTGCCGGGGCAAAAGCTCGATGCCCTGGTCGCTTACCTTGAGAGCTTGAAGTAG
- the ctaD gene encoding cytochrome c oxidase subunit I, whose amino-acid sequence MAAQPKPITIPQPSYLEGGGILSWLTTIDHKRVAVLYLASALIFLVFGGIEAMLIRIQLWSPDNHFITAATYNEMFTMHGTTMVFLVVMPLLLGAFGNFMIPLQIGARDVAFPRLNALSFWMALTAAIILHLGWIRGGLPNAGWFGYANLTERYYSPDLAVDWWVVGLLVSGTSTVLTGINFLTTIVTMRAPGMSYMRMPMFIWSLMITSILILLAFPPLTVGLIFLLLDRFFGTHFYVSTAGATPILWQHLFWLFGHPEVYIMALPAFGIISEIIPTNSRKPLFGYPMMAYSIVLIAFLSYGVWGHHMFATGMGPVADSAFAITSMLIAIPTGIKVFSWIATVWGGSLRMTTAFFFALGMVLEFTIGGLSGIMHASAPIDLQQTDSYFVVAHFHYVLFGGVMFAILGGFYYWWPKITGRTMSDGLGKLHFWLTVIGFNMTFFPMHFLGMWGMPRRTYTYGADLGWEGLNRLETVGAFILGIAFLVFYINIIRSLMSGEKAPADPWDGRTLEWSVASPPPAYNFATLPAIRGRDAWWSLKYGRAGSRGVAAYVSGQAPQLPEPEGPVDLSHVHMPAPSIFPLVISLGIGLMGLGLIVGYYRIIFIGAATAILSIIGMAFEYPGFGRETHDPEHAPSSGGIDVRKVGIWSFLGSECVFFASLISTFIVYKSRSIGHPGPEILEIPLTSFSTFILLMSSLLMVLALAATQRGDRRWEKIWLGGTVFFGLIFLGGQVYEFTHFYNEGMGYTTNLFSQSFFTLVGFHGAHVAIGVLWLSVLLVAAFMGKLGKSRALSLELAGLYWHFVDVVWIVIFTLVYLMQTVSGA is encoded by the coding sequence ATGGCTGCCCAACCAAAACCGATTACGATTCCTCAGCCGAGCTACCTCGAAGGCGGTGGCATACTAAGCTGGCTGACCACGATCGATCATAAGCGCGTCGCGGTGCTGTACCTGGCGAGCGCACTTATCTTCCTGGTCTTCGGCGGTATCGAGGCGATGCTGATCCGCATCCAGCTCTGGTCGCCCGACAATCATTTCATCACCGCCGCGACTTACAACGAGATGTTCACGATGCACGGCACGACGATGGTCTTCCTCGTCGTGATGCCGCTGCTGCTCGGCGCCTTCGGCAACTTCATGATCCCGCTCCAGATCGGCGCGCGCGACGTCGCGTTCCCGCGGCTCAATGCGCTCAGCTTCTGGATGGCGCTGACGGCGGCGATCATTTTGCATCTCGGATGGATCCGCGGCGGCCTGCCGAACGCCGGATGGTTCGGCTACGCGAACCTGACCGAGCGCTACTACTCGCCCGATCTCGCTGTCGATTGGTGGGTCGTCGGCCTGCTGGTCTCGGGTACCTCGACAGTTCTGACGGGCATCAACTTCCTGACGACGATTGTCACGATGCGGGCGCCGGGCATGAGCTACATGCGCATGCCGATGTTCATCTGGTCGTTGATGATCACGTCGATCCTAATCCTGCTGGCCTTTCCGCCGCTTACGGTCGGCCTGATCTTCCTGCTCCTCGATCGCTTCTTCGGCACGCACTTTTACGTCTCGACCGCGGGCGCGACGCCGATTCTGTGGCAGCACCTCTTCTGGCTCTTCGGTCATCCTGAAGTTTACATCATGGCGCTGCCCGCCTTCGGCATCATCTCGGAGATCATCCCGACCAACTCGCGCAAGCCGCTGTTCGGCTATCCGATGATGGCGTACTCGATCGTGCTGATCGCGTTCCTGTCATACGGCGTGTGGGGCCATCACATGTTCGCGACCGGCATGGGCCCGGTGGCGGACTCGGCCTTCGCGATCACCTCGATGCTCATCGCGATCCCGACCGGTATCAAGGTGTTCAGCTGGATCGCGACGGTGTGGGGCGGCTCGCTGCGGATGACGACTGCGTTCTTCTTCGCACTGGGCATGGTGCTCGAATTCACGATCGGCGGCCTCAGCGGAATCATGCACGCGAGCGCGCCCATCGATCTGCAGCAGACCGACTCGTACTTCGTCGTCGCGCATTTCCATTACGTGCTGTTCGGCGGCGTGATGTTCGCGATCCTCGGCGGCTTCTACTACTGGTGGCCGAAGATCACTGGCCGCACGATGAGCGATGGCCTCGGTAAGCTGCATTTCTGGCTCACCGTCATCGGCTTCAACATGACCTTCTTCCCGATGCATTTCCTTGGGATGTGGGGGATGCCGCGGCGCACCTATACCTACGGCGCTGACCTCGGCTGGGAAGGCCTCAACCGCCTCGAGACCGTGGGCGCGTTCATCCTCGGAATCGCGTTCCTGGTTTTCTATATCAATATAATTCGCAGCCTGATGAGCGGCGAAAAGGCGCCTGCCGATCCATGGGACGGCCGCACCCTCGAATGGTCGGTCGCTTCGCCGCCGCCCGCGTACAACTTCGCGACGCTGCCCGCGATTCGCGGACGCGATGCGTGGTGGAGCCTGAAATACGGCCGTGCCGGTTCGCGCGGCGTCGCGGCATACGTCTCAGGCCAGGCGCCCCAACTGCCCGAGCCTGAAGGGCCGGTCGACCTGTCGCACGTGCATATGCCAGCGCCATCGATCTTCCCGCTCGTGATCAGCCTGGGGATCGGCCTGATGGGCCTCGGCCTGATCGTCGGCTACTACCGCATCATTTTCATCGGCGCCGCGACCGCGATTCTGTCGATCATCGGAATGGCCTTCGAGTATCCGGGCTTTGGACGGGAGACGCACGATCCCGAGCATGCGCCGTCCTCCGGCGGAATCGATGTGCGCAAGGTCGGCATCTGGTCCTTCCTGGGCTCGGAGTGCGTGTTCTTCGCGAGCCTGATCTCGACTTTCATCGTTTATAAGTCACGCAGCATTGGTCACCCGGGCCCCGAGATCCTCGAAATCCCGCTGACCTCGTTCAGTACGTTCATCCTGCTGATGAGCTCGCTGCTGATGGTGCTCGCGCTCGCGGCGACGCAGCGCGGCGATCGCCGATGGGAAAAAATCTGGCTTGGCGGCACGGTCTTCTTCGGCCTGATCTTCCTGGGCGGCCAGGTCTACGAGTTCACGCACTTCTATAATGAGGGCATGGGCTACACGACCAACCTGTTCTCGCAGTCGTTCTTCACTCTGGTCGGATTCCACGGCGCGCACGTCGCGATCGGCGTGCTGTGGCTCAGCGTGCTGCTGGTCGCGGCGTTCATGGGCAAGCTCGGCAAGTCGCGCGCGCTGTCGCTCGAACTGGCCGGCCTCTATTGGCATTTCGTCGACGTGGTCTGGATTGTAATCTTTACCTTGGTGTACTTGATGCAGACGGTGAGTGGAGCATGA
- a CDS encoding cytochrome C oxidase subunit IV family protein has protein sequence MSATAEVMTEHPAGELHHPGAATYLIVAAFLVALTVMEVTVFYVHALRPVLVPLLLVLSGAKFVLVAMFYMHLKYDGWLLSGIFIFPLIMATLLLLALVLLFAYLSHHLLITTPL, from the coding sequence ATGAGCGCAACCGCTGAAGTGATGACTGAGCATCCGGCCGGGGAACTTCATCATCCCGGCGCGGCGACCTATCTGATCGTCGCCGCGTTCCTGGTCGCGCTGACCGTGATGGAAGTCACTGTCTTCTACGTACACGCATTGCGGCCCGTGCTGGTGCCTCTCCTGCTGGTACTGTCAGGCGCGAAGTTCGTGCTGGTCGCGATGTTCTACATGCATCTGAAGTACGACGGATGGCTGCTCAGCGGCATCTTCATTTTTCCGTTGATAATGGCGACGCTGTTGCTGCTCGCGCTGGTTTTGCTCTTCGCGTATCTGTCGCATCATCTTCTGATTACGACGCCGCTCTAG
- a CDS encoding cytochrome c oxidase assembly protein — MDEYFEHPSIPLGVAALIGLYLLASRLCGRKPTRRQAMWFALAMGAILFTHTTLDELADQRIFAMHMLQHLLQTFVIPPLLLLGTPGWMIAPILTNRFVNPIAKLFTNPVVAFVTFAAVFVTAHFPPIFERMCRDENFHIFLHLTFMTAGVIMWWPILSPIPELPRLSYPAQILYLFLLMIPMTAVAAPITLATNVIYPWYAEGAHGWGIKPIDDQVLGGLMMWVGQGTYLMFVFTLIFFRWSRREDDDIPVVPPTGRPELRVVRPDHHRASA; from the coding sequence ATGGACGAGTATTTCGAACATCCCAGTATCCCGCTCGGCGTCGCGGCGCTGATCGGGCTTTACCTGCTGGCGAGCCGTCTATGCGGCCGCAAGCCGACGCGCCGTCAGGCGATGTGGTTTGCACTTGCGATGGGCGCGATCCTGTTCACGCACACCACGCTCGACGAGCTGGCCGACCAGCGCATCTTTGCGATGCACATGCTGCAGCATCTGCTGCAGACCTTCGTGATTCCGCCGCTTCTGCTGCTCGGCACGCCGGGCTGGATGATTGCGCCGATCCTGACGAATCGATTCGTCAACCCGATCGCGAAGCTGTTCACTAATCCAGTCGTCGCGTTCGTGACGTTCGCGGCGGTGTTCGTCACGGCGCACTTCCCGCCGATCTTCGAGCGGATGTGCCGCGATGAGAATTTCCACATCTTCCTGCATCTCACCTTCATGACCGCCGGCGTCATCATGTGGTGGCCGATCCTGAGTCCAATTCCAGAGCTGCCGCGCCTCTCGTACCCGGCGCAGATTCTCTACTTGTTCCTGCTGATGATCCCGATGACGGCGGTCGCCGCGCCGATCACACTCGCGACGAACGTGATCTACCCGTGGTACGCCGAGGGTGCGCACGGCTGGGGCATCAAGCCGATCGACGACCAGGTGCTCGGCGGTCTCATGATGTGGGTCGGGCAGGGCACCTACCTGATGTTCGTCTTTACGCTGATTTTCTTCAGATGGTCACGCCGCGAAGACGACGATATCCCAGTGGTGCCTCCCACAGGCCGCCCCGAGCTGAGAGTTGTGCGCCCCGATCATCATCGCGCTAGTGCCTAA
- a CDS encoding TIGR03560 family F420-dependent LLM class oxidoreductase encodes MADHPIRFGVQTAQQNTSWEALRDFWARADDWGYDSLWVFDHFYPIFSPDPAGPCFEGWTLLSALSQNTKRARIGALVNGNTYRNPCLVAKMSATLDHASGGRFNLGIGAGWFELEHRSLGFDFKTVGGRLEGLDESCQIIRSMFTNDKTTLKGKHFNVVDAVCNPKPVQKHLPMMIGGHGEKVLLKLVAKHADMWNMTNADAGEMKRLIGTIERHGDTVGRNTDEIEKTLMLALCYKAPKQREETLTSLIAMMAQTTPEKARDRIIIGSKQECIDKLEGFIKAGVTHFIFMHSPPLSDENDIQAFAEDVAPQFRSR; translated from the coding sequence ATGGCTGATCATCCGATTCGTTTCGGCGTTCAGACTGCACAGCAGAATACCAGTTGGGAAGCACTGCGCGATTTCTGGGCCAGGGCGGACGACTGGGGCTACGACTCGCTATGGGTATTCGATCATTTCTATCCGATTTTTTCGCCCGACCCGGCTGGGCCGTGTTTCGAGGGATGGACCTTGCTCAGTGCGCTCAGCCAGAACACCAAGCGCGCCCGAATTGGCGCGCTCGTTAATGGCAATACCTATCGCAATCCGTGCCTGGTCGCGAAGATGTCGGCGACGCTCGATCATGCAAGCGGTGGCCGCTTCAACCTGGGCATCGGCGCAGGATGGTTCGAGCTCGAGCATCGGAGCCTGGGGTTCGATTTCAAGACGGTTGGTGGCCGCCTCGAGGGGCTCGACGAATCGTGCCAGATCATCAGGAGCATGTTCACCAACGACAAGACCACGCTCAAGGGAAAGCATTTCAACGTCGTTGACGCGGTATGCAATCCCAAGCCGGTGCAGAAGCATCTGCCCATGATGATCGGTGGACACGGCGAGAAGGTATTGCTGAAGCTCGTCGCGAAACACGCCGACATGTGGAACATGACCAATGCCGACGCGGGCGAAATGAAGAGGCTCATCGGCACTATCGAGCGCCACGGCGATACCGTCGGCCGCAATACTGACGAAATCGAGAAAACCCTGATGCTGGCGCTATGCTACAAGGCGCCCAAGCAGCGCGAGGAGACGCTCACATCGCTAATCGCGATGATGGCGCAGACGACGCCCGAAAAGGCCCGCGACCGAATCATTATCGGCAGCAAGCAGGAATGCATCGACAAGCTCGAGGGCTTCATCAAAGCCGGCGTTACTCACTTCATATTCATGCACAGCCCGCCGCTCAGCGACGAAAACGATATCCAGGCCTTCGCCGAGGACGTAGCACCGCAGTTCAGATCGCGCTGA
- a CDS encoding nuclear transport factor 2 family protein, with translation MGTAENKELVRGFFADIAKGNLDGALSRLAEDLQFTLIGTTRLSGVFKSRQEFVDKVMMPLGSQLDGGLTITPENIIAEGDFVVMQSRGQSKTRSGASYNNTYCQVFRIGGGKIQEMTEYLDTELVTKVFGQ, from the coding sequence ATGGGCACTGCGGAAAACAAGGAACTGGTACGCGGATTCTTCGCCGATATCGCCAAGGGCAACCTCGATGGCGCGCTGAGCCGGCTGGCCGAGGATCTGCAATTCACCTTGATCGGAACCACCCGGCTTTCGGGCGTGTTCAAGAGCCGGCAGGAATTCGTTGACAAAGTGATGATGCCGCTCGGCTCGCAGCTCGACGGCGGACTCACGATCACGCCCGAGAACATCATCGCGGAAGGCGACTTCGTCGTGATGCAATCGCGCGGGCAGTCGAAAACGCGCAGCGGCGCTTCCTACAACAATACCTATTGCCAGGTGTTTCGAATCGGGGGCGGCAAAATCCAGGAAATGACCGAATACCTCGATACTGAGCTCGTTACCAAAGTTTTCGGCCAATAA
- a CDS encoding L,D-transpeptidase yields MVEKSTSFFSVALAAIFMLLLGCASLAVADPSAVDGTPPITGGEAEKQNIVPQAPSQILPHEAYVPPPDTPVALPTPAPEANSSASQSGASSASAALDGAGAEAASRANDREPTPGLLLFKRTRDLSFADPLSWSVMVYKSRHILVVYYKGRRYQTYHAVFGRNLDDGEKEYEGDRRTPEGVYTIIETHRSRRWRWFLTLNYPNLVDRLRYYELVDSDVIPIHNGHVVGVGGRIGIHGTDDPVLNHGNVNWTTGCISVDNDVIDQLHRLLPVGTIVIIKP; encoded by the coding sequence GTGGTGGAGAAGTCAACGTCATTTTTTTCAGTCGCCCTCGCCGCTATCTTTATGCTCTTGCTAGGATGCGCGAGCCTGGCCGTTGCCGATCCTTCGGCGGTCGATGGCACTCCGCCGATCACTGGCGGCGAAGCGGAGAAGCAGAATATCGTTCCGCAGGCGCCCTCTCAGATACTCCCGCACGAGGCTTACGTTCCGCCGCCCGATACTCCTGTTGCTCTGCCCACGCCCGCTCCTGAAGCCAACTCTAGCGCCTCGCAGTCTGGAGCTTCGAGCGCATCGGCGGCGCTCGACGGTGCCGGCGCCGAGGCCGCATCCAGGGCGAATGATCGCGAGCCGACGCCCGGTCTCTTGCTTTTCAAGCGCACGCGCGATCTGTCGTTTGCCGACCCGCTCAGTTGGTCGGTAATGGTTTACAAGAGCCGCCACATTCTCGTGGTTTACTACAAGGGCCGACGCTATCAGACCTATCACGCCGTGTTCGGGCGCAACCTCGACGATGGCGAAAAGGAATACGAGGGCGATCGCCGCACTCCCGAGGGCGTTTACACGATCATCGAGACGCATCGCAGCCGGCGCTGGCGATGGTTCCTGACGCTCAACTATCCGAACCTCGTGGACCGGCTGCGCTACTACGAGCTCGTCGATAGCGACGTCATCCCTATACATAACGGGCACGTGGTCGGCGTCGGCGGCCGCATCGGCATCCATGGCACGGATGATCCGGTGCTCAATCATGGCAACGTCAACTGGACCACGGGATGCATCTCGGTCGACAACGATGTAATCGACCAGCTTCATCGGCTGTTGCCGGTCGGCACGATCGTGATCATCAAGCCGTAA
- a CDS encoding flavin reductase family protein, producing the protein MEPYLARAFASLTTGIYVLTVNEEGRTHGMSSSWVTQVSGEPALFSAAVDNRHFSHGIITRTQMLGLNVVGKRGRELEDYFYSARARRPDNLDESEYELSPVLGVPWLKLAMVSIEARVVKSVVAGDHTIFIASPEGARICQSDDPLTSLDLEYVYVGGKDLIPRHHEEDKEKDK; encoded by the coding sequence ATGGAGCCTTATTTAGCCCGCGCGTTCGCATCGTTGACGACCGGAATCTACGTACTGACCGTGAACGAGGAGGGTCGTACCCACGGGATGTCGTCGTCATGGGTCACGCAGGTATCCGGCGAGCCGGCGCTTTTCTCGGCGGCCGTAGATAATCGCCATTTCAGCCACGGGATTATCACCCGCACCCAAATGCTCGGTCTAAATGTCGTCGGAAAGCGCGGCCGGGAACTCGAGGATTACTTCTATTCGGCGCGCGCCCGCCGCCCCGACAACCTCGACGAGTCCGAATACGAGCTTTCGCCGGTGCTCGGCGTGCCGTGGCTCAAGCTCGCGATGGTCTCGATCGAAGCACGCGTTGTGAAGAGTGTCGTGGCAGGAGATCACACTATCTTCATCGCTTCGCCAGAGGGGGCCAGAATCTGCCAGAGCGACGATCCGCTTACCTCGCTCGACCTCGAGTATGTCTACGTCGGCGGCAAGGATCTAATCCCGCGCCATCATGAGGAGGATAAGGAAAAAGACAAGTAA
- a CDS encoding flavin reductase family protein, giving the protein MAIEKNELRRVMGHFATGVTVITTLRASGELHGLTANAFTSVSLIPPLVLICVDKKAESYPCFEESKVFTVNILASDQEAISRRFAVSGGEKFQGVAYRAGANSAPILEGALAYIECRVTNTIDGGDHTVYLGEVEQAETREVKPLLFFRGGYREIGD; this is encoded by the coding sequence ATGGCTATCGAAAAGAATGAACTGCGCCGCGTGATGGGACACTTCGCAACCGGCGTTACCGTGATCACCACGCTGCGCGCCTCGGGCGAGCTGCACGGCCTGACTGCCAATGCTTTCACATCCGTGTCGCTCATTCCGCCGTTGGTCCTTATCTGCGTCGACAAGAAGGCCGAGAGCTATCCGTGCTTCGAGGAGAGCAAGGTCTTCACCGTGAATATCCTGGCCTCGGACCAGGAGGCGATCTCACGGCGTTTCGCGGTCAGTGGCGGGGAAAAGTTCCAGGGCGTCGCGTATCGTGCCGGCGCCAACAGCGCGCCGATTCTCGAAGGCGCGCTCGCTTACATCGAATGTCGCGTCACCAATACGATCGACGGCGGCGACCATACGGTTTACCTGGGTGAGGTCGAGCAGGCTGAGACGCGCGAGGTGAAGCCTCTGCTCTTCTTCCGCGGCGGCTATCGCGAGATCGGCGACTGA
- a CDS encoding glycosyltransferase family 2 protein: protein MSTSARLPGLSVFLPSHNEEGNVERVVRGFIKELPRFADDYEVIVVNDGSRDRTREIAERLAAEDPHVKVVNHEVNRGYGGAVISGIRAARMPWVLLADGDGQFDPADIGKLASLADNNDVVAGRRAHRADPLMRRVNGKAWTTLVRLLLGITISDIDCGFKLFKRDFLEQIDLRAHGAMISTELMARLTGRGVRIAETDVSHLPRLAGEQSGANLKVVMRAFKELFQLYRELKAEGALAHR, encoded by the coding sequence TTGAGCACGTCTGCCCGCCTGCCCGGACTAAGCGTCTTCCTGCCCTCGCATAATGAAGAAGGCAACGTCGAGCGCGTCGTGCGCGGATTCATAAAAGAACTGCCGCGCTTTGCCGACGATTACGAAGTAATCGTCGTCAACGACGGCAGCCGCGATCGCACCCGCGAGATCGCCGAGCGGCTCGCGGCCGAGGATCCGCACGTGAAGGTCGTGAATCACGAGGTGAATCGCGGCTACGGTGGCGCCGTGATTTCCGGTATTCGCGCGGCGCGGATGCCGTGGGTGCTGCTGGCTGACGGCGACGGTCAGTTCGATCCTGCGGATATCGGCAAGCTGGCTTCGTTGGCGGATAACAACGATGTCGTGGCGGGCCGGCGGGCGCATCGCGCCGATCCGCTGATGCGGCGCGTCAACGGCAAAGCATGGACGACGCTGGTGCGTCTGCTGCTCGGAATCACGATCAGCGACATAGATTGTGGCTTTAAGCTGTTCAAGCGCGATTTCCTGGAGCAAATCGATCTACGCGCCCACGGTGCGATGATCTCGACCGAGCTGATGGCGCGGCTTACCGGGCGGGGCGTGCGGATCGCCGAGACCGATGTGAGCCATCTGCCGCGCCTTGCCGGTGAGCAATCGGGCGCGAATCTGAAAGTAGTGATGCGCGCCTTCAAGGAGTTGTTCCAGCTCTATCGCGAGCTCAAGGCCGAGGGCGCTTTGGCGCATCGTTAG